The sequence below is a genomic window from Lepus europaeus isolate LE1 chromosome 20, mLepTim1.pri, whole genome shotgun sequence.
GTGGATAGCAGGTGGCTGAGGCCCCTCCCAggagtgggtagaggccaggatGCACACTGGTGGGGCCACACAGGGCCCCTCGCCCTGAGCAGTGTAGCAGAGTAGCTGACCAgatgctggcccctcccactgAGACAGGACAGagccctctcccatccccctgGCCAGGAAGATGAAAACCAGGGTCCAAAATGGGGCACAGATGTGACTGGGAGACACTGGGTCCCAACCCCATAGTGACCAGTCTCTGAGACTGCCGTAGAATCCCAGAATTGGGATTCCAAGAGGTTCATGGCAAGCACTCGACAGGATGAGCCCACTGGAGTCGTGGGGTGCTAGGGTGGAGGCCAGGCGGCCAGAGAGCCTGCCAGAGGTGGCCCCTAGCCAGgcatggggaggggctggaggcccccACCCCAGGATGCAGGGTGACATCAGCAAGAGGGGTTCTGAGGCCTGAAAAACCATGTGTGTTCATGTACTGTGATGGTGTGTAGTGTATATGCGTATGTTGTGTGCATATAGGATGTGGTGTGTGTATAATGGGGGAGTGGTATGTGTGTGATGGAGGTATGGGTATATCAGGTAGCTCTGTGTGTAGTGaatgtgttatatatatgtggtagttgtgtgtgtgtgatagatgTGTCTGGTACATGGGTGGGGTGTGTctgctgtgtggtgtgtagtgtgtggtgtgatgtgtatgtgtgtggtgtgtagtgtgtgtgtggttgtatgTGGTGTATGGTTGTAGTGTATGTGTAGCATATGGtatgtatagtgtgtgtgtggtgtgtagtgtgatgtgtgtgtggtgtatggtgtgtgtggtgtgtgtgtatgctctgTAATGTATATGGTatatgtggtgtgtatggtgtgtgtgtggaatATGGTGTGCgtgtatggtgtgtggtgtgtgtgtggtatatggtgtgtagagtgtgtgtgtgtatgctgtgtggtgtgtatggtgtgtggtgtTTAGTGTGTGTGGTGCATACAgtatgtatggtgtgtgatgtatggtgtgtgtgtggtgtgtagcatgtgtatggtgtgtgtgtatgctctgtggtatgtatggtgtgtggtatatggtgtgtagtgtgtatgctgtgtgatgtatggtgtgtatgtggtgtatggtgtgtatAGTAaggtgtgtgtggagtgtgtatggcatgtggtgtgtatggtgtgtgtggtatatggtgtgtatagtgtgtatggTGTCTGTGTATGCTGTAGTGTATATGGTGTGtaatgtatggtgtgtgtggtgtatgctgtgtatagtgtgtatggtgtgtgtgtagtgtgtggtgtgtgaggtgtatggtgtgtgtgtggtgtgtatggtatatggtgtgtatagtgtgtacggtgtgtgtgtatgctgtgcGGTGTGaatggtgtgtggtgtgtaatgtatggtgtgtatagtgtgtatggtgtgtgtgtatgctgtgtaATATTTATGGTGTGTAATGTATGGTGTGTatatgctgtgtggtgtgtgttcagtgtgtatggtgtgtgatgtatggtgtTTATGTGGTGTGCAAAGTGTTTGGTGTGTGCGTAGTGTGTATGGCATGTGGTAggtgtgtgtggcatgtggtgtgtatgatgtgtgtgatgtatggtgtgtgttatgtgtgtatagagtggtgtgtgtgtatgctgtgtggtgtgtaatCTGTGGTGTGTATagtgtatatggtgtgtgtgtatgctatGTGGTGTGTATTGTGTGGTGTATGGTAtgggtgtggtgtgtatggtgtgtgtgtatgctgtgtggtgtgtatggtgtgtgactTACGGTATGTATGTGGCGTatggtgtgtatagtgtgtatggTGTCTATGCTGTGTGGTGTATATGgtgttgtgtgtggtgtatatggtgtgtgtgtatgctctgtggtgtgtatggtgtgtgtggtgtgtgaggtgtatggtgtgtgttgtatgtaagacgtgtgtgtggtatatggtgTATATTGTatatggtgtgtggtgtgtgtagtgtaTGGTATGTGTAGTTTATGtgatgtgtatggtgtgtgtggtgtttatAGTGTGTATAGTGTCTAtgtatgctgtgtgtgtggtatgtatagtgtgtatggtgtgtgtgtatgctgtgtggtgtgtatggtgtgtaatGTTtggtgtgtatagtgtgtatgctgtgtgtggtgtatatgatgtgtgtgttgtatggtgtgtatagtgtgtgtgtgtatgctgtgtaGTGTATAGTGTGTTTagtgtatgtggtgtgtatggtgtgtgatgtatggtgtgtgatgtatggtgtgtgtgtggtgtgtattgtgtgtgtggtgtatggtgtgtatAGTGGATATGATGTGTGTGGTgcgtatggtgtgtgtgtggtgtgtatggtatatgtgtggtgtgtctggtgtgtggtgtgtgtgtgcaccctgaGGTGGGGATGGACAGACAGCTCCCTGGATGCCCTCACACACCCTTGgcagcctctgtccccagcctgcggcACAGAGGAAGCCCAGAACAGGAGATGATTCGAGAGCTCTGGGCATGTCTCCCAACATCCTGAGGTCTTGACTTTGGCCAgcaaccccctcccccaccaaagcAGTTGGCATTCACACCCTGGGGACCAAGGCCTGAGGGCCACAGCGCCACCTGGCTGTCAGTGTAGAAACGTAAACCACCCCCCTGCAGCCCCGTGGGGAGTTTCTTACAGGAGCCGACCCGTCCTATCTGGAAAGTGGAATCCTGCACCCTTCCTGCTACAGGAAGGATGATGGGTTTGGGGGGAGGTGCCAGGATgaagcacccccccacacacacacacagtaccacCTCTTAGGACTGAAGAAGACACCTGTTCTGCTCCACCAAAAGATGCATGTGAAGGACTCTTTGTAATGTCCATCATGGCGTATATCTTCGTAAAGCAGATCACAGACCCCAACAGTCTCCGTACTGACTACCGATACaaaggtccttgggcacctgccagccagctcccagcactgcctccctCTGGGGTTCAGGATGCTGGGGCAGctcccagcactgcctccctTGGGGTCCAGGGCACTGGGGCAGctcccagcactgcctccctTGGGTTCCAGGGTGCTAGGTCAGCTGTTTCCCAGCCCGTAGTCTCTCGAGCTGCAATGTGGTCACCCCATCTTGTCCCAGGAAAAgaggctggagcagaagcagaccCTTTTGCTCTTTCAGGGGTATCTGAGGCTCTGGACCTCGTCTGAGGACCACTACCCCTTGTCTACACTGCAGCCCTGTGTCTACACCTCTGCCAGCCACTCTGGCTATCTGGCACCACCAGGGCTGCTAGGGGGCTGTGGTGCCAGGCATCAGGTATGGGAGAGGGGCCTTCCCTACCCCTCAATCCCCTGCACAGTCAGTCCTGGGATGTTCAAGTTGTGCCGGTCCCTGGTGGGCacgggcagggtggggtggaagTGGGGCTGTCCTGGAGGAGTCAGCCATCTAGGAAAGGGGCCAGACAGGAAGCTGGGGACACCTGAGCTGAGCAGGTCCAGGAGCCCCAACCATGAGCACCGCTGTCTGCATCGAGCAAGGGGGAAAGATGTGCCTATGTCCCAACCCCAGGGCCTGTGGCAACTCCCCTGATGCCAACCGAGGGTCCCTGCAGATGTGACTGAAGGTGGGTGGTCCTGTGGGCCCAGGCCCAGTGGCAGCTGTTCTATGAgacacaggagagacagaggcaccaACCCAGAGAAGCCAACGTGCCACAAGCCTGGGAGAACCCACAGCCCCCAGGAGTCAAAAGAGGTGGGAAGAATCCAGGGCCAGGGCCCCCAGAGGGAACACAGCTCTCCCACCAGGCTGCAGACATGGGGGTGGACGGTGCTAAGGCTCCCccatttggcacagtggccatAGGATGCAGGCCTCAGATCCCCCCCCTTCCTGGTCCTTGTGAGACCTATCTCCCCAAGGCCATGGCAGAGCAGAGACAGCAGCGTCCACTCCTGTATGTATGCAATTGCCTGGCTTTGCTGTTCCAGAAAATTCCACAGGGAGTCAGGGAGGGTGCTTCCCAACCAAAGTGTCTCTCGGGCTGCAGAGGGCTACCAGGTCACTGCTAGAGGGGACCCTTGTGGCTCGGCTGCCTCCCAGTCCAGCCCAGTGTACCACACAGGCCACGCCACCAAGGGCCATGTCTGCCAGGTGTCCCTTAGGGTAGCCGAGCAAGGAAGCGAGCACCTCACCCCTTGGAGCTCAGTCCCACCGTGCTCCACCTCATACAAGCCCACCTGTAATGTTCTCAACATGGGCTTTCTGGAAAGCCATGCGGCTTTGAGTGTAGGCAACTCTGGGGGTGCAGAGGACAGGGTCCTAGGAGCGAGCAGGGTAGGACTGTAGCCATCCCATTCTGTTTGGAGGATAGCTGGGTGTGGCATGGCAAggctcaggtgtgtgtgtatgtgtgtcagtAGCAGGGAGGAGGGATGAGACCTGGGGACTTGGCCTCACCCTCCAGAGCCAGAGTGGGGTTATCACACCAGCCAGGCGGGgcaggggggctggggggagcccAGGGCACTCTGGTAAGGCAGGGCATACACCTGGGCATCCCTCGGGCCAGGGAGGGAGAAGGTTGCTTCACTCCACCCTTCCCGGAGCAAGGCTCCACcccttggcctcacccagccccactTGTGTCTCCCTTGTTCTGGCAGAGGTTGGAGAGAACACCTGGTTGCTTTTCCTGTCCGTGTTCACCGTGTGGGCAAACACCGCTGTGGTCGTGTTCCTTGGGATGGGCGTGCTGCTGCTCAGCTTTGTCATCATGCTGATGCTGGTGCAGCTGATTTTCTTTCACATATATCTGAGTATGtacctccccccactccccaccctggTCTGAGCACTGCCCACTATCCCCAGCATGCTCAGCTTGGCGCCCCAGGCAGATGGCTTCCCGGTCAACCTGGGCTAGACATGAGCTCGTAGCAAAACTAGGATCCGTTGGCAAGGGCAGAGCACAAGGAGCACGAGGGGGCTCTACTTGGAAAAGCACCACCCCAGAGGTGCTGTCCCCCTTGCAAGCTTCCTCATCCCTCAGCCAGAGGGGATGCAGGGAGCCAGGAGAGTGGGCTTCCCATCTTTCTGTTTGGTCTCTAGTGCAACTCCCAGCCTGTACCTGTGCCAGCAACATCTGGCACAGAATCGATGCCCTCTGCTGAGAAAGACCCCATTTGTCAACCCCAGGTCACCCACACACCACGTCACCACGTAGCCCTTGAAAAGTGCACTGCATAGTCGCCCCTAGCGTTGTGGTTCCTGTGGTCTTGCCTTGATGCTGGCGCTGGTGTTTTCCTGGAAAGTACAATGAAGAGTGCTAGCATGAGTCTTATGGGGCACCATACCGAGCCCTAAGGGTCCATGGACTCAGCCATGAATGACCCAGATAGAGAGGCATTGGTTTGAGTTCTCCCTGAGGGGAGCAGAAAGACCCTCAGACGTCagtacccagaggcatgtgtCTGTTGATTATAGAAAGCCGTCCTCCACCCCCTCACCCAGGGCTCCCTCATGCCCAGCCCTTGTCCAGTCTCACATCCACAGCATGAACCACTCATGTGACATGACACAGCACACCATGAACCACCCGTGTGATGTGACAGCATAGCACGAACCATGTATGTGACATACACGGCACAGCATGAACTAAGCATGTGACATGCCACAGCACAGCACAAACCACACATGTGACATGACACACAGCACGGCTTCTGCcacttccttccattgatttttttgtttgttttccttgcaTTGCCCTGACCCTACCAAGATCACTGCACCCATGGCTGTTGTCTGTAGGCACACAGCCTGTCATTGGCAATGCATTCCAGAAGTGTTTGCAGCATACAAGTGCCTGACCGTTCTCTGCCCATCCCTaagcagctgctgcctccccagggtgacCCCACAGGTTGTTCCTGTGGTTCCGTTACCTCACTGCTTCAGCAGAGCACAGCGTGGCTGGATGCTGATGCAGGGACTGGTGCAGGAGGAAACATCTTACGTCTGCCAAGGCAGCCTTGTAACGCTCCTTGCGTGGTGATGGGTGCACAGGACATAGAGGAAGGGGTGCTCGTGTGGTGATGAGTGCCCAGGCTGCAGAGAGGACAAGCAATGGCTCAGGTCTCCCAGCTGGCGTGCACCCACAGTGCTGCATGGCCCCTCTGTGGGGGTAACAGACGCCGCACCTTGCATCCTCCAcagcttctctctttctctgcaggcTCTGAGTTTCCAGGACAGAGAATCCAGTGAGCCCAGTGCAGAAGACAGTGACACGGATGAGAGGCTAGCTTCAGGTAAGACTTCTGCAGTTTGAGTCAACGTGGAGGTATACCCAGACAAACCGACTCACCAGTGGACAGTCCAGGGCTGGAACACTGCTCATGCCCTTGTCTCTGCCAGTGAGGACCCCAGAATGCTGCTGCCCACCTCCCCATGTCTACCCCACTTCCCCAGGCAGCATATTTCTGTCTGCCGTCTCTTGGGACAGACAAGAGACAAGTTGTCTCTGTGGACAACTTCAGGTACAGGTACAGGTACAGGTACAGACTGCCTGGATTTATACACATCTCAAAGGCTTGGCTGAGAATCAATTTTCCCCCAAAGACATTGATGGAAGAACTTTCAGAAGTGATAGAAGCCTtcaggattacaatggcttttggaaaaaaaaaaaaaaaaggtgggggccTACCCTTAGCCTACCTGTCCCGGCTCTTGGGAAGATTCCCCACAGAGCAGCTGGAAACTGACTTGGCCCTAAAGCACTGGTCACACGTAGAAACCAAGACTGGCCCCCTCACTGCCAGGCCAAAGGGACCTGACGTCACGCACAGGGGCACCCAGCCACTTGTCGCCTTGCGTCCAGTCAGGGGAGCCTGGCCCGGAAGCTAGACTATGCTGTTCGTCCATCCCAACTGAAGTAGGTGGGGGACCCCAGCATCTGAGTCTCTTCCATGATTCTAGGTTTAAAGTGGATTTCAAGACTCATAAAACCCAAACAGGTGGTATAAATGAAAAAAGGGgaggtaaaaggaaaaaaaaaatgttgataaaaCAGAATCATGTCACAGGCAGGGCAGCTTCCAGGGCCAATCAATATGTGGGGAACAGATAGGCattacatgtgcacacacatgcatgcctgttcttgtgcatgagtgtgtgtgtgtgtccatgtggatgccagtattatttttttaaagacttattttatttatttgaaagagttacagagagtagtagagacagacaggtcttccatctgctggttcacttcccagatggctacaatggctggaactgtgccaatccaaagccaggatccaggagcttcctccaggtctcccatgtgggtgcagggacccaagcaattgggccctcttctgctttcccaggccatagcagagagctggatcagaagtggagcagccaggacttgaactggcgcccatatgggatgccagcactgcaagccaaggctttaaccacctgcgccacagcgccggacccaggATGCAAGTATTCTTAAGACATCGTGTACTGACAAGACAAGGAATTCCCAGGCCAGCGTCTCAGGCAGGGGAAACACAGGAAGATGTGGCCGGGCCTGTGAACTTAACTCTCGCAGCTATACAGGAAGTGCGAAGAGCAGATGGAGCTCAGAGCTGAGGCAGAGTAGGAGGCCAGTCAGTACCCACAGGGAGCCCCTGATGGCAGCAGGGAACTGAGTTGAcccactccctccaccccagggcgATCAGGActggacagcccaagtccttgggaaagcagcaggcttTCCCTGGCTGCCTTGGTGCTAGGTGGGTGACCTCAGCCCACAGAAAGTAGCCACAGAGTGATGCTGTGCTGAGCATCCCCAGGGTGCCAGGCAGAATTCCCTGCAAGGAACTGACCTCACTGACCTCACTGTGGGCCTGTAAGGGTCCTTGCCTGAAGCAAGCAGCtcctggtggtggggggagggtttTGTGCAGGGGGGGGGTGTAGGAGGGCACAGTGCACCAGGGAGAGGCTACAGTGGGAGCAGACTCATGGAGATTGGGGGCAGGGTGGATGCCCCAGCAAAAACACAGCGACAAGTATTCAGaccagttgagagagagagaggaaacccaGTTCAAAGCAGATGAAGAGAGCAGGAAACTGGGTTTTTAACTGCCAATCAGTTTGAACGAGCACCAAATGAAAAGTCTCActgagttgttgttgtttttttttttttaagatatatttatttatttacttgaaagtcagagttacacagagaggagaggcagagaaaggttctccatctgatggttcactccccaattggcctctagggccagagctgcgccgatgcaaagccaggagccaggagccaggagcttcccctgggtctcccacgtgggtgcagggtcccaaggacttgagccatcttccactgctttcccaggagatagcagagagctggatcggaagtggaacagctgggactcgaatcgacacccatatgggatgccagcgcttcaggccagggcttcaacccgctgtgccacagcgccggaccctcgCTAAGGTTTAAATGTACTCTGATTTAATGTGATCACGGAAATTTAAAAAGGTTTGATTGACAGATCTGCTAACAGATTGGACACCATTTGAAAAAGCAGATCCGTGAATGCAAACAGAAGCACCAACCTGAGGCTTGGAGCAATGAGGCAGCTGACAGGCGGTGGCTAAGGGCCTAGCCTGGAGGGTCAGAGACAAGAGGAACTTAGGGAGAGGTGGGTGGGAGAAGTCAGCAGCACTGTCAGAGGACCCCTACTCACAGACTCAGAGCCCTCTCTAAGCTGGCTagggctgggagccgggaggaGTAGCCTCACTCCAGGGGAGGCCCCTACACCCAGCCAGGAGAAGGTGAGTTTCCCCGGGAGGACAGAGGAACAGGCTGTAGGGTCTAACCCCCAACCCAGAGCTCCCAGCCTTTCAGCACAGGTAAAGCTGAGCTCAGGGCCAAACTTCTTCCCTTGCAGACAATGAGAATGCCATGCCAGCATCTTCGAGGCCAAagaccaccaccatcaccaccaccaccagcaccatccAGGTCCTGCACGAGGTGCTGGCCTCAGAAAACCCCTCGCCATGCTTCTCACAGAGCACTGTCCGTATCGCGTGGTCCCTGGAGTCAACGAGCTTGCTGCCCTCCATCAGCCACATCCCATCGGAGAATGAGCAGGGGCCACAGCGGCCAAGCATGGCATAGTGTGGCTGGCAGCAGGGCACACCCAAAGCTGGCGTGGAGCTAACCCTTATACAAAAGCTGTGCCCACTGAAAGaagagcaggagctgagcccaccAGCCAGTGGCCAGGAGCTGAGCCTGCCACCAGCCAACGGCCAGGAGCTGAGCCTACCaccagccaacagccaggagctgagcctgcCACCAGTCAATGGCCAGGAGCTGAGCACCAGATGTGAAATCAGGAAGCTGAACCCACTGCCCAGCGGCCAGGAGCATTGCCTACCACACAATACTCAGGAGCTGAACTACCCACCAGAAGGCAGGGAGCTGAAcctcctacccagtgcccaggagcTGAGCCCACCAGCCAATGGCCAGCAGCTGGGCACCCCACGGGAAGGTGGGGAGCTAAGCCCACCGTAGCACAACAGGAAGGCATGCATGCCAACCAGGCTGTGAATCTAGCCATGCAATGTATTTCTTTCGTTATTTTGCACTATTTTCTAAGCATTCAGGGAGCATTGAGTATGTCCTCTCGGCAGCGTGATGGGCAGTGTTGATGTCGGGAAGGCACACACCCGACAGCAACATCAGTTGTTGATCAGAAGCTGCAAGGTGACCGCAGAACAGAACCTACAACTGGCCACACTAGAAACTCCAGAACACTCTTGGGACCCACTGGTAACCCTAAGCTCCTCCCCAACAACTGGACATACAATAGATCTGAGCCCGAGGAGAAGGGGGAACCCAGGGCTCACTCCTTCCTGCTATTATCTAGTTCTCCCATCCCCTGGGAGAGAGGAACCCAGGCTAACTCCTTTCTGCTCTCGTCCAGTTCTCCTACCTCCTGGGAAAGGGGAACCCAGGCTCACTCGTCCCTACTATCATCTAGTTCTCTCAACTACTGGGAGAGGGGGACCCAGGGTCAGTTCTTCCTACTGTCATCTAATTCTCCCACCTCCTAGGACAGGGGGACCCAGCTGACTCCTTCCTACTGACGTCTAGTTTTCCCACAATCTGGGAGAGGGGGACTCAGGCTCACTGCTTCCTACTGTAGTCTTGTTTTCCCACCTCCTGGGAAGGGGGACCCATGCTCACTCCTTCAACTGTCGTCTAGTTCTCTCACCTCCTGGGAGAGGGGGACCCATGCTCACTCCTTCAACTGTCATCTAGTTTTCCCACTGCTGGGAGAGGGGGACCCATGCTCACTCCTTCCTACAGTCATCTAGTTCTCTCACCTCCTGGGAGAGGGGGACCCATGTTCACTCCTTCCTACTGTCGTCTAGTTCTCTCACCTCCTGGGAGAGGGGGACCCATGCTCACTCCTTCCTACAGTCATCTAGTTCTCTCACCTCCTGGGAAGGGGGACCCATGCTCACTCCTTCAACTGTCGTCTAGTTCTCTCACCTCCTGGGAGAGGGGGACCCATGCTCACTCCTTCCTACAGTCATCTAGTTCTCTCACCTCCTGGGAGAGGGGGACCCATGCTCACTCCTTCCTACAGTCATCTAGTTCTCTCACCTCCTGGGAGAGGGGGACCCATGCTCACTCCTTCCTACAGTCGTCTAGTTCTCTCACCTCCTGGGAGAGGGGGACCCATGCTCACTCCTTCCTACAGTCATCTAGTTCTCTCACCTCCTGGGAGAGGAGGACCCAGGCTGACTCCTTCCTACtgtcatccagttctcccacctcCTGCAAAGAGGGGGACCCAGGCTCACTCCTTCCTGCTGTCATCTAGTTCTCCCTCAAAATGGGAGAGGGGAACCCAGGGTCACTCCTTCCTGCTGTCGTCTAGTTCTCCCACCTCCTGGGAGAGGGGGACCCAGGCTCACTCCTTCCTACTGTCATCTAGTTCTCCCACTGCTGGGAGAAGGGACTCAGGCTGACTCCTTCCTACtgtcatccagttctcccacctcCTGGGAGAGGGGGACACAGGCTCACTCCTTCCTACTGTTGTCTAGTTCTCCCTCAACCTGGGAGAGGGGGACCCAGGCTAACTCCATTCTACTACGTCTACTTCTCCCACCCCCTGGGAGAGGGGGGCCCAGGCTCACTCCTCCCTACTGTTGACTAGTTCTCccaccttaatttaaaaaaaataaataaataagccggTGGGCATTTACCCTAGTAATTAAGGCTCTGGTTACTATGCTACCCACATAGCCCATATCAAGAGTGCTGGGAGGTGGgcgccagtgttgtggcatagccggtaaagccgctgcctgcagggccggtatGCCATGTGGACACCactttgggtcccggctgctccacgtcccacccagctctctgctgtggcctgggaaagcagtagaagatggctcaagttcttgggcccctgaaccctcgtgggagatccagaagaagctcttggctcctggcttgggattggcccagctccagccattacagccatctggggagtgaaccagcagatggaagacctctctctctctctctctctctctctctctctgcctctatgtaactctgcctttcaaataaataaataagtctttaagggaaaaaaaagtgcccggggttcagttcccagccctggctcccaaaTCTGCtaagcttcctgctgaggcagaaggttgatggctcaggtagttgagtaCTTGCCACAGCTGCTTccaaagacctggatggagttcctgactccctagCATGGTtcccatcccagccctggctgttgcaggcatctggggattgaaccagccaaTTGGAGTTACCTCtctaatgaataattttaaaaaaaatttcatttctttgaaagagttacagtgagagagggagagacactgggagagagaaaggtcttccatcccccattttactccccaaatggccacaatggctagagctggactgagccaaagccaggagccaggagcttcctccaggtctccctcatgcgCGCAGGGGcacaagcgtttgggccatcctccactgctttcccaggtgcacttgcagggagctggatcaaaagtgaagcagccaggacttgaaccagtatgcatttgggatgcgggcgctgaaggctgcagcttaatccactaagccacagcaccgggccctgaATGATTGTACTTTTTAAGTTAATGTCAAGTTCCATGGACCAAGAGCTAAGCTCATGTTAGCTCTCTGCAGTGTGTGATCTGAGTGATGTCCGTGGTAGTCATATGAGAACCTTAACTCATTgcagcagtgttgggaggtggggtcTTACTGGGTGGGGTTAGGGCTGTGGGAGTTCCGCCCCTTTTCTCACGCCCAAGTGCCCCTCCCAATTGTTAAGACTTCCatcttctaggccggcgccgtggcataacaggctaatcctccaccttgtggcgctggcacaccgggttctagtcccggttggggcaccggattctgtcccggttgcccctcttccaggccagctctctgctatggcccggggaggcagtggaggatggcccaagtccttgggccctgcacccacatgggagaccaggagaagcacctggctcctggcttcggatcagcacgatgtgccgaccgcagcggccattggagggtgaaccaacggcaaaaaggaagacctttctgtctctctctctcactatccactctgcctgtcaaaaaaaaaaaaaaaaaaaaaaaaaaagtcttccatcttccagaaccatgagcccaaATAAAGGTTTCAGGGACTCTGCTGTAGCAACAGAACACTCTTTATTTAAGACACTAccaacacacgtgcacacacacacacacagcctgggttCATTTCagctccaagaaaaaaaaaatcatactaagTGTCCCAACATCCACCCCCTGTGTATAGCGGCGACATCAGGCTGGGAAAGGGGCTCAGGTAGATCCTCGCGTCTCCTCTCATcggaaactttttatttttgccttttgctGACTTGAAGCTGCACCTTTCGGTGGAATAAACCAGCAACCTGAGCACAAATCGGtctgcttgcttgtttgttttctgagTCCTCTGTCTCTGGTTCCTGGGTCCCTGAACCCCAAAGCTGCTCGGGAGGCTGCCACCCCACCCCTACAAGGCCTGGGGACCCTGATTTCATTGCGAGAAACAAAGGCGGTTTGCTTTGAGCTCTTTGCTTGGGCTCCTCCTTGAGGATGAGAGCTGTGCCCCCTC
It includes:
- the LOC133749815 gene encoding uncharacterized protein LOC133749815 isoform X2, whose protein sequence is MALQGAHSGGHTREGHVECQGCRERVCQGRSHNTVGGPSAVAKIPVPLLKVHLCSVEIPFRGYFAFPEMDVSAPGYSVIIKPPMDCATQRDEILPEHKSVTAFKALSFQDRESSEPSAEDSDTDERLASDNENAMPASSRPKTTTITTTTSTIQVLHEVLASENPSPCFSQSTVRIAWSLESTSLLPSISHIPSENEQGPQRPSMA